In a single window of the Pelagibacterium sp. 26DY04 genome:
- a CDS encoding PleD family two-component system response regulator gives MTARVLIVDDIPTNVKLLEARLLAEYFDVATASSGQQAIEICRNENIDIVLLDVMMPEMDGFTCCQILKQDPQTAHIPVVMITALDQPSDRVRGLEAGADDFLTKPVDDVQLLARVKSLVRLKSLSDELRARARTSHQIALEDASGSEYGVRVEQGRILLVDTDRRRAERLESYLRETHEVTILTEPAEAVFQISGGDCELAIVSMSLQGFDPLRICSQIRTVDQTRSIPIILAAEEQDRPQIIKALDLGVNDFIMRPIERHELSARVKTQIRRQRYTVELRESLNSTMAMAVIDELTGLYNRRYFERHLAMVLAKAEEQDRDTALMLLDIDYFKPVNDTYGHDVGDAVLKEFASRLQRNIRGVDLACRFGGEEFVVVMPDTDMRQAQSVAERVRSAIADHGFQVGLERPLSITVSVGLALNEQENDTPESVTKRADMALYSAKRAGRNRVVADAA, from the coding sequence GTGACTGCACGAGTGCTCATTGTCGATGACATTCCCACGAATGTGAAGTTGCTCGAGGCCCGTCTGCTTGCCGAATATTTTGACGTCGCGACCGCGTCTTCGGGGCAGCAGGCGATTGAAATCTGCCGCAACGAAAACATCGATATCGTTCTGCTCGATGTGATGATGCCTGAGATGGACGGCTTCACCTGTTGCCAGATTCTCAAGCAGGATCCGCAAACGGCGCATATTCCCGTGGTGATGATCACAGCGCTCGATCAGCCCTCCGATAGGGTGCGGGGGCTCGAAGCGGGCGCCGACGATTTTCTGACCAAGCCTGTAGACGATGTGCAGCTTCTCGCGCGTGTCAAAAGCCTGGTACGATTGAAAAGCTTGAGCGATGAGTTGCGCGCCCGGGCCCGCACCAGCCATCAGATTGCGCTCGAAGATGCCAGCGGCTCCGAATATGGCGTACGGGTGGAGCAGGGGCGGATTCTGCTTGTCGATACCGACCGGAGGCGGGCTGAGAGGCTTGAATCCTACCTTCGCGAAACCCACGAGGTCACCATTCTCACCGAACCGGCCGAGGCCGTGTTCCAGATTTCGGGCGGAGATTGCGAGCTGGCCATCGTCTCGATGTCTCTGCAGGGGTTCGACCCGTTGCGCATCTGTTCGCAGATCCGCACGGTCGATCAGACGCGTTCCATTCCCATCATTCTCGCCGCCGAGGAGCAGGATCGGCCGCAGATCATCAAGGCACTCGACCTTGGGGTGAATGACTTCATCATGCGCCCTATCGAGCGTCATGAGCTTTCGGCGCGGGTCAAGACTCAGATTCGGCGGCAGCGCTACACTGTCGAATTGCGTGAGAGCCTCAATTCGACAATGGCCATGGCCGTCATCGACGAGCTGACAGGTCTATACAACCGCCGTTATTTCGAGCGGCATCTGGCGATGGTGCTGGCCAAGGCCGAAGAGCAGGATCGCGATACGGCGCTGATGCTGCTCGATATCGACTATTTCAAGCCCGTCAACGATACCTATGGGCATGACGTCGGTGATGCGGTGCTCAAGGAGTTTGCCTCGCGCCTCCAGCGCAATATCCGTGGTGTCGATCTGGCGTGCCGCTTCGGCGGCGAGGAATTCGTCGTGGTGATGCCCGATACCGACATGCGGCAAGCGCAAAGCGTTGCCGAGCGCGTGCGGAGTGCCATAGCCGACCATGGATTCCAGGTCGGGCTGGAGCGCCCGCTCAGCATCACTGTCAGCGTCGGGCTGGCGCTCAACGAGCAGGAAAACGACACGCCGGAATCGGTAACCAAGCGTGCCGACATGGCGCTTTATAGCGCCAAGCGCGCCGGTCGCAATCGTGTGGTTGCCGACGCCGCGTAA
- a CDS encoding response regulator, protein MTKTVMIVEDNELNMKLFHDLLESRGYRTIQTRNGMEALDLAREHRPDLILMDIQLPEVSGLVVTKWLKEDEDLASIPVIAVTAFAMKGDEERIRQGGCEGYISKPISVPHFLETIESYIGKAQ, encoded by the coding sequence ATGACCAAGACCGTCATGATCGTGGAAGACAACGAGCTGAACATGAAGCTCTTCCACGACCTGCTTGAATCGCGCGGCTATCGCACCATTCAAACGCGCAACGGCATGGAAGCGCTGGATCTGGCACGCGAGCATCGCCCCGATCTGATCCTCATGGATATCCAGCTTCCGGAAGTGTCCGGGCTGGTGGTCACCAAATGGCTCAAGGAAGACGAGGACCTTGCTTCCATTCCCGTGATCGCCGTTACTGCCTTCGCGATGAAGGGCGATGAGGAGCGCATTCGGCAGGGCGGATGCGAGGGCTACATTTCAAAGCCGATCTCGGTGCCACACTTTTTGGAAACGATTGAAAGCTACATTGGCAAGGCCCAGTAG
- a CDS encoding DUF3572 family protein, whose product MGDRVDTAELLAVGDACISWLAADVGELERFMALAGYSPQRLRDSVGSRALAEGLVDYFGRHESLLLAMCANSGLDVSRVMRLWHGLNPQS is encoded by the coding sequence TTGGGCGATAGAGTCGACACCGCTGAATTGCTTGCCGTTGGCGATGCCTGCATTTCCTGGCTGGCCGCCGATGTCGGCGAACTTGAACGCTTTATGGCGCTAGCCGGCTATTCGCCGCAACGCTTGCGTGACTCCGTGGGAAGCAGGGCTCTCGCGGAAGGACTCGTGGATTATTTCGGACGGCACGAATCGCTGCTGCTTGCCATGTGCGCCAATTCGGGTCTGGATGTCTCGCGCGTCATGCGGCTTTGGCACGGCCTCAACCCGCAGAGTTGA
- a CDS encoding DNA polymerase IV, whose translation MAIGGHLCRDCFAAGEAPVAPARCAKCGSPRIIHHPELFELSIAHIDCDAFYASVEKRDDPSLLDKPLIVGGGKRGVVSTCCYIARMSGVRSAMPMFQAKRLCPQAVVIKPDMAKYVGVSREIRALMDSLTPLVQPLSIDEAFLDLSGTEKVHKAPPAVSLARLAKRIEEEIGVTISIGLSHNKFLAKIASEIDKPRGFAMIGKAETVSYLAEKPISVIFGVGKVMAETLRKDGLTTIGQLQQRAPEDLMRRYGEMGARLAKLARGEDYRRVSVDRETKSVSTETTFFADLSDFESLSTALLSLSERLSERLKKQGLVGDTVTVKLKTAGFKSRTRAQHLMLPTQLATTLYETGVKLLAREVDGTAFRLLGIGVTGLEPADGSDPVDLIEPGIARRAAAERAMDKVRGRFGREALVRGKLYRQPKTREIQPESDDDDRPETQ comes from the coding sequence ATGGCCATTGGCGGACATTTGTGCCGCGACTGCTTTGCCGCCGGGGAGGCTCCGGTAGCCCCGGCGCGCTGCGCGAAGTGCGGTTCGCCGCGCATTATCCATCACCCGGAACTGTTCGAGCTCTCGATCGCCCATATCGACTGCGATGCATTCTATGCATCGGTCGAAAAGCGGGACGATCCGAGCCTGCTCGATAAGCCCCTGATCGTGGGCGGCGGCAAGCGCGGTGTCGTCTCGACCTGCTGCTATATCGCTCGCATGAGCGGCGTGCGTTCCGCCATGCCGATGTTTCAGGCCAAACGCTTGTGCCCACAAGCGGTGGTCATCAAGCCCGATATGGCCAAATATGTAGGGGTGAGCCGGGAAATCCGGGCGCTGATGGATTCGCTCACGCCGCTGGTCCAGCCACTATCGATAGACGAAGCCTTTCTCGATCTGTCGGGAACCGAGAAGGTGCACAAGGCCCCTCCGGCCGTGTCCCTGGCCCGCCTCGCCAAGCGGATCGAGGAGGAGATCGGGGTAACCATCTCGATCGGGCTCTCCCACAACAAGTTCCTCGCCAAGATAGCTTCGGAAATCGACAAGCCGCGCGGATTTGCGATGATCGGGAAAGCCGAGACCGTTTCCTATCTCGCCGAAAAGCCGATTTCGGTGATCTTCGGGGTCGGCAAGGTGATGGCCGAAACACTGCGCAAGGATGGCTTGACGACTATCGGTCAGCTCCAGCAGCGCGCTCCCGAAGATCTCATGCGGCGCTATGGCGAGATGGGTGCCCGGCTGGCAAAGCTGGCGCGTGGTGAAGACTACCGCCGGGTCTCTGTTGACCGCGAAACCAAATCCGTCAGCACCGAAACGACGTTCTTTGCCGACCTTTCCGACTTCGAATCTCTATCGACCGCCCTGCTCTCGCTGTCCGAACGGCTATCGGAGCGGCTCAAGAAGCAAGGGTTGGTCGGCGATACAGTAACGGTCAAACTCAAAACCGCCGGCTTTAAATCCCGTACGCGGGCCCAGCACCTCATGCTGCCGACCCAACTCGCCACGACACTCTACGAAACCGGCGTAAAATTGCTGGCTCGCGAAGTGGATGGCACTGCCTTTCGCTTGCTCGGGATCGGTGTTACCGGTCTCGAACCGGCTGACGGCAGCGATCCGGTGGACCTGATCGAACCTGGCATTGCGCGCAGAGCGGCGGCCGAGCGCGCCATGGACAAGGTGCGTGGCCGGTTCGGTCGTGAAGCCTTGGTTCGCGGCAAGCTTTACCGTCAGCCCAAGACGAGAGAAATCCAACCGGAGAGCGACGATGACGATCGACCAGAAACTCAATGA
- a CDS encoding RidA family protein → MTIDQKLNDLGYTLPTPAAPAASYVPVRQSGKLLYVSGQVSADADGVVKGRLGENMDVAAGQKAAALCAVSILAQVNQVTALSNIKAIQKLTVLVASTPEFYEQHLVANGASDLFIKLLDDKGKHARAAFGVASLPLGAAVEIDAIIEIE, encoded by the coding sequence ATGACGATCGACCAGAAACTCAATGATCTCGGCTACACCCTGCCAACTCCTGCTGCCCCGGCTGCCAGCTATGTTCCGGTGCGCCAATCAGGAAAGCTGCTCTATGTTTCGGGGCAGGTTTCAGCGGATGCCGATGGGGTGGTCAAAGGCCGGCTCGGTGAGAACATGGATGTCGCGGCCGGCCAGAAGGCAGCCGCTCTGTGTGCGGTTTCCATTCTCGCCCAGGTCAATCAGGTGACGGCTCTTTCCAACATCAAGGCGATCCAGAAGCTCACGGTTCTCGTGGCCTCCACGCCCGAGTTTTACGAACAACATCTCGTTGCGAACGGGGCATCCGATCTGTTCATAAAACTGTTGGATGACAAGGGTAAGCACGCCCGCGCCGCGTTCGGCGTGGCTTCCCTCCCTCTCGGCGCCGCCGTTGAAATCGACGCCATTATCGAGATCGAATAA
- a CDS encoding glycerophosphodiester phosphodiesterase family protein gives MANPPFDRPIAHRGLHDKGRGIIENSHSAFAAAIERGFGIECDLQLSADGEAIVFHDNNLERLVGRTGLVRSRLSDELIVTPLTGSSTADCPQTFEQMLAQIAGAVPLVVEVKHQANAIDTDALASRAAECVRGYQGPLVVKSFDPHMLIALRNAGYSGLLGIITYGYDKPEWYGDMPARTRFALRHLLHYPRSRFNFISCERSALGLPAVRLFKALGFRVMSWTIRSRGEAAEARQHADQIVFEGFDPDAR, from the coding sequence ATGGCCAATCCCCCGTTCGACCGTCCCATCGCCCATCGTGGATTGCATGACAAGGGACGGGGGATCATCGAAAATTCGCACTCGGCCTTTGCCGCTGCAATCGAACGCGGCTTCGGGATCGAGTGCGACCTACAGCTTTCGGCGGATGGCGAGGCGATCGTTTTCCATGACAACAATCTGGAGCGGCTTGTCGGCAGGACCGGACTGGTCCGCTCCCGGCTGAGCGACGAACTCATCGTCACTCCGCTCACCGGCTCGAGCACCGCCGACTGCCCGCAAACCTTTGAACAGATGCTGGCACAAATCGCCGGAGCGGTACCGCTGGTCGTCGAAGTGAAGCACCAGGCCAATGCTATAGACACCGATGCGCTCGCCAGCCGGGCTGCCGAATGCGTGCGGGGTTACCAGGGACCTCTGGTGGTCAAATCATTCGACCCACACATGTTGATCGCGCTGCGCAATGCCGGCTACTCCGGGCTGCTAGGCATCATAACCTATGGCTATGACAAACCCGAATGGTATGGCGACATGCCAGCGAGAACCCGGTTCGCGCTCCGGCATCTGCTGCATTACCCGCGCTCGCGCTTCAACTTCATCTCTTGCGAGCGATCGGCATTGGGCCTGCCCGCCGTTCGCCTTTTCAAGGCGCTGGGCTTTCGCGTGATGAGCTGGACGATACGGTCGCGGGGCGAGGCGGCAGAGGCCCGGCAGCACGCGGACCAGATCGTCTTCGAAGGCTTTGATCCAGATGCTCGCTAA
- a CDS encoding GNAT family N-acetyltransferase produces MADQSEITIAIHPSTASVPASTWNTLASGGSGNPDNPFLDHAFFLALEEAGCATARTGWQPQHILISRDDEPTGLMPLFLKSHSMGEYVFDHAWADAIERAGGRYYPKLQSSVPFTPASAPKLLTLDGSTDTQTLLLQAAQALAERLDASSVHATFVTAEEEAIAAGANWLVRHDTQFHWRNDGFSSFEDFLETLQSRKRKAIRRERRDALAEGIVCEWVTGGDLTEAHWDAFYAFYMDTGSRKWGRPYLNREFFSRISAAMADRIVLMLARDDSGYIAGALNFLGKDTLYGRNWGAVRDVPFLHFELCYYQAIDFAIAHGLRRVEAGAQGQHKLARGYAPVTTRSIHHLVHPGLRRAVADYLEDERRMVVMQNEELAEYTPFRKG; encoded by the coding sequence TTGGCAGACCAATCTGAAATCACCATCGCCATTCACCCCAGCACGGCCAGCGTTCCAGCGAGCACATGGAACACGCTTGCGTCGGGCGGTTCCGGCAATCCCGACAATCCGTTTCTGGATCACGCCTTCTTCCTGGCGCTCGAAGAGGCCGGTTGCGCGACTGCTCGGACCGGCTGGCAGCCGCAGCATATCCTCATCTCGCGCGACGATGAGCCGACCGGCCTGATGCCGCTGTTTCTCAAATCGCATTCGATGGGTGAATATGTCTTCGACCATGCCTGGGCGGACGCCATCGAGCGAGCTGGCGGACGGTATTATCCCAAGCTGCAGTCATCGGTGCCGTTTACGCCCGCCAGTGCCCCCAAGCTTCTGACCCTCGACGGCAGCACCGACACGCAAACATTGCTGCTGCAAGCGGCCCAAGCACTGGCGGAGCGCCTGGATGCCTCATCTGTCCACGCTACCTTTGTGACCGCAGAGGAAGAAGCAATCGCGGCAGGTGCAAACTGGCTGGTGCGCCACGACACTCAGTTCCATTGGCGAAACGACGGCTTTTCGAGCTTTGAGGACTTTCTTGAAACGCTGCAATCGCGCAAGCGGAAAGCTATTCGGCGCGAGCGGCGCGATGCGCTGGCCGAAGGGATCGTTTGCGAATGGGTCACCGGCGGCGATCTGACGGAAGCTCATTGGGACGCGTTTTACGCGTTCTATATGGATACCGGCTCGCGCAAATGGGGCCGGCCCTACCTCAATCGGGAGTTCTTCTCTCGTATCTCCGCAGCGATGGCCGATAGGATCGTGCTGATGCTGGCGCGCGACGATAGCGGCTACATCGCCGGCGCTCTCAATTTTCTGGGCAAAGACACGCTCTACGGCCGCAACTGGGGTGCAGTCCGCGACGTCCCGTTCCTCCATTTCGAGCTCTGCTATTATCAAGCTATTGATTTCGCGATCGCCCATGGCCTAAGGCGCGTTGAAGCGGGAGCGCAGGGCCAGCACAAACTGGCACGCGGCTATGCCCCTGTGACCACCCGATCCATCCACCATCTGGTCCACCCCGGTTTGCGGCGCGCTGTTGCCGACTATCTCGAAGACGAACGCAGGATGGTGGTGATGCAGAACGAAGAACTTGCCGAGTATACGCCCTTCCGTAAGGGCTAG
- a CDS encoding HIT family protein, which yields MAEYDPDNIFGKVIKGEIPSHKVFEDDDTLAFMDIMPMSRGHVLVIPKTGSRNLLDADPQVLANLIQKTQRVARAAMAAMEADGVRIMQFNEAAAGQTVFHLHFHILPMYEGVALKSHTGEMADADELAAHAEKIRAEL from the coding sequence ATGGCCGAATACGATCCAGACAATATTTTTGGCAAAGTCATCAAGGGCGAAATCCCCAGCCACAAGGTTTTCGAGGACGACGATACGCTGGCCTTCATGGACATCATGCCGATGTCGCGCGGACACGTCCTGGTCATCCCCAAGACAGGATCACGAAACCTGCTCGACGCCGACCCCCAAGTGCTCGCCAATCTTATCCAGAAGACCCAGCGCGTAGCACGCGCTGCCATGGCAGCAATGGAGGCCGACGGCGTGCGTATCATGCAGTTCAATGAAGCCGCCGCCGGGCAGACTGTTTTCCACCTGCATTTTCACATCCTGCCCATGTATGAAGGCGTGGCGCTGAAATCGCACACCGGTGAAATGGCCGACGCCGACGAGCTTGCCGCACATGCCGAGAAAATCCGCGCCGAACTGTGA
- a CDS encoding pseudoazurin, whose translation MRTLKTFALATALAVSSASVAVAADHQIEMLDQGSDGEIMVFEPAFLEIEPGDTVTFVPTDPYHNAATIEGMIPEGAEPFTSELSEEVTITFDVPGVYGIRCDPHYMMGMVAMIVVGDPVNLEEAQQAEVPEGAQGRIDALFAQVEAQ comes from the coding sequence ATGCGTACGCTCAAGACTTTTGCCCTGGCCACCGCTCTTGCGGTTTCGTCTGCGTCGGTGGCCGTGGCGGCCGATCATCAGATCGAAATGCTCGATCAGGGAAGTGACGGCGAGATCATGGTTTTCGAGCCGGCGTTTCTGGAGATCGAACCCGGTGACACTGTTACCTTCGTTCCGACCGATCCGTATCACAATGCTGCGACCATCGAGGGCATGATCCCCGAGGGTGCGGAACCGTTCACCAGCGAGCTGAGCGAGGAAGTGACCATCACGTTTGATGTTCCAGGTGTCTACGGTATCCGTTGCGACCCGCACTACATGATGGGAATGGTCGCCATGATCGTGGTCGGCGACCCCGTCAATCTGGAGGAAGCACAGCAGGCTGAAGTTCCCGAGGGTGCTCAGGGCCGTATCGATGCCCTTTTCGCACAGGTTGAAGCTCAATAA
- the clpA gene encoding ATP-dependent Clp protease ATP-binding subunit ClpA has protein sequence MPSFSRGLEKALHQAMNLARERSHEFATLEHLLLALTEDRDTISVLTGCDVDIEALRTDLEEFIDEELDSLVVPNGQDARPTAAFQRVIQRAVIHVQSSGREEVTGANVLVAIFAERESHAAYFLEQQDMTRLDAVNFISHGIAKSGRGADRPVRGADEGGSGFENDQERGGSSGPQQSSALADFCINLNEKARAGKIDPLIGRATELERTIQVLCRRSKNNPLYVGDPGVGKTAIAEGLARRIIEGDVPEVLETAVIYALDMGSLLAGTRYRGDFEERLKAIMKELEKKDNVILFIDEIHTVIGAGATSGGALDASNLLKPALASGAIRCIGSTTYKEYRQFFEKDRALVRRFQKIDVNEPTIPDAIEIMKGLRPYFEDYHKLKYTDDALKAAVELSARYINDRKLPDKAIDVVDETGARQMLVTEDKRKKLINVEDIEATVATIARIPPKSVSKSDTELLGNLEANLKRVVFGQDKAIDALSSAIKLARAGLREPEKPIGSYLFTGPTGVGKTEVAKQLADTLGVELLRFDMSEYMERHTVSRLIGAPPGYVGFDQGGLMTDGIDQHPHSVLLLDEIEKAHPDLFNILLQVMDHGKLTDHAGKQVDFRNVILIMTSNVGAAELARTPIGFGRVRQEGDDEDAINRMFTPEFRNRLDAIISFAPLPPTTVNRVVEKFILQLEGQLAERGITIELTPEASDWLATRGYDEKMGARPLGRVIQEYVKKPLAEEVLFGLLQKGGSVKVTVVGEGSEARLELVSMPPRPARPKAITGPKGGKKPSRKPKPKDAEQNS, from the coding sequence ATGCCTTCATTCTCTCGCGGTCTCGAAAAGGCGTTGCATCAGGCCATGAATTTGGCTCGGGAGCGCAGCCATGAGTTTGCGACCCTCGAGCACCTGTTGCTCGCCCTGACCGAGGATCGCGACACGATTTCGGTACTGACCGGCTGCGATGTCGACATCGAAGCCTTACGCACCGATCTCGAGGAATTCATCGACGAGGAACTCGACAGCCTCGTCGTGCCCAACGGTCAGGACGCTCGTCCCACGGCCGCCTTTCAGCGCGTCATCCAGCGCGCCGTGATCCATGTACAATCATCAGGCCGTGAGGAAGTGACCGGGGCCAACGTGCTCGTTGCGATTTTCGCCGAGCGCGAGAGCCATGCGGCTTACTTCCTTGAACAGCAGGACATGACCCGGCTCGACGCCGTCAACTTTATCTCGCACGGCATCGCCAAGTCAGGCCGCGGGGCTGACCGGCCCGTGCGTGGAGCGGACGAGGGCGGTTCGGGCTTTGAGAACGATCAGGAACGCGGCGGCAGCAGCGGCCCGCAGCAGAGCTCGGCCCTCGCCGATTTCTGCATCAACCTCAATGAAAAGGCCCGGGCCGGTAAGATCGATCCGCTGATCGGCCGTGCGACCGAGCTGGAGCGGACCATTCAGGTTCTTTGCCGGCGTTCCAAGAATAACCCGCTCTATGTAGGTGATCCTGGCGTCGGCAAGACCGCCATCGCCGAAGGCTTGGCGCGCCGCATCATCGAGGGTGATGTGCCCGAGGTTCTTGAAACCGCAGTCATCTATGCGCTCGATATGGGCTCGCTTCTCGCCGGTACCCGCTATCGCGGCGATTTCGAGGAACGCCTGAAGGCGATCATGAAAGAGCTCGAAAAGAAGGATAACGTCATCCTCTTTATCGACGAGATCCATACCGTGATCGGCGCGGGAGCCACCTCCGGCGGCGCGCTTGACGCATCGAACCTTTTGAAGCCCGCTTTGGCTTCGGGGGCGATCCGTTGCATCGGTTCGACCACCTATAAGGAATACCGCCAGTTCTTCGAAAAGGATCGGGCGCTCGTCCGTCGCTTTCAGAAGATCGATGTCAACGAGCCGACCATTCCCGATGCGATCGAGATCATGAAGGGTCTACGCCCGTATTTCGAGGATTATCATAAGCTCAAATACACCGACGATGCCCTCAAGGCTGCTGTCGAGCTGTCGGCGCGTTACATCAACGATCGCAAACTGCCCGACAAGGCCATCGACGTTGTCGATGAGACCGGGGCTCGCCAGATGCTGGTGACCGAGGACAAGCGCAAGAAGCTGATCAATGTCGAGGACATCGAGGCGACCGTTGCCACGATCGCTCGTATTCCGCCGAAATCGGTTTCCAAATCCGATACCGAGCTTCTGGGTAATCTCGAAGCTAACCTCAAGCGCGTCGTGTTCGGCCAGGACAAGGCGATCGACGCCCTTTCCTCGGCCATCAAGCTGGCGCGTGCGGGTTTGCGCGAGCCTGAAAAGCCGATCGGTTCCTATCTCTTCACAGGCCCGACCGGTGTGGGCAAGACCGAGGTTGCCAAACAGCTTGCCGATACGCTCGGCGTCGAGCTGCTGCGTTTCGACATGTCCGAATACATGGAACGCCACACGGTTTCGCGCCTGATCGGTGCTCCTCCGGGCTATGTCGGCTTCGACCAGGGCGGTCTGATGACCGATGGTATCGATCAGCATCCCCATTCCGTGCTGCTGCTCGATGAGATCGAAAAAGCCCACCCGGATTTGTTCAACATCCTGTTGCAGGTGATGGATCACGGCAAGCTCACCGACCATGCCGGCAAGCAGGTCGACTTCCGCAACGTCATCCTGATCATGACGTCGAACGTGGGGGCGGCCGAATTGGCCCGCACGCCCATCGGCTTTGGCCGTGTGCGGCAGGAGGGCGACGACGAAGATGCGATCAATCGCATGTTCACGCCCGAATTCCGCAATCGGCTCGATGCGATCATCTCGTTCGCGCCGTTGCCGCCTACGACGGTCAATCGCGTGGTCGAAAAGTTCATCCTGCAGCTCGAGGGCCAGCTCGCCGAGCGTGGCATCACTATCGAGCTGACGCCCGAGGCGTCCGACTGGCTGGCGACCCGTGGCTATGACGAAAAGATGGGCGCGCGTCCTCTTGGTCGCGTGATCCAGGAATACGTCAAGAAGCCGCTGGCCGAGGAAGTGCTGTTCGGTCTACTTCAGAAGGGCGGTTCGGTTAAGGTCACTGTGGTGGGCGAGGGGAGCGAGGCGCGCCTTGAACTCGTCTCGATGCCGCCCCGTCCGGCACGGCCGAAGGCAATCACCGGGCCCAAGGGTGGCAAGAAGCCTTCACGCAAGCCCAAGCCGAAGGACGCGGAACAGAACTCCTGA
- the clpS gene encoding ATP-dependent Clp protease adapter ClpS: MAGPGDGRDHDEDGDGQTGVVTKTRPKTKKPSLYRVLLLNDDYTPMEFVILILEEVFNKSREEATRIMLHVHNQGVGECGVFPYEVAETKVTRVMDAARRNQHPLQCVMEKQ, translated from the coding sequence GTGGCCGGCCCGGGAGATGGACGTGATCACGACGAAGATGGTGACGGCCAGACCGGCGTCGTAACCAAGACCCGGCCGAAAACCAAAAAGCCCAGCCTCTATCGCGTGCTGCTGCTCAATGACGACTACACGCCTATGGAGTTCGTCATCCTCATTCTCGAGGAAGTCTTCAACAAATCCCGTGAGGAAGCGACGCGCATCATGCTGCACGTCCACAATCAAGGCGTGGGGGAATGCGGGGTGTTTCCGTACGAGGTGGCCGAGACCAAAGTCACCCGTGTCATGGACGCCGCGCGCCGCAACCAGCATCCGCTGCAATGCGTGATGGAAAAGCAATAG